The Kordia sp. SMS9 genome window below encodes:
- a CDS encoding response regulator transcription factor, which yields MEDIITIALVDDDALIVSLLKDFLGNQENMEVCYTAESGEMLKEKLVTDSTLPDIMVLDLNMKGINGVEVTEFLKQNYPSIKVILMTSHYKRSFMGFMLKTGVSAFLPKGISPVQLVQIIQDVHENGYYFMDDQLGVLREQISHKSPKPTLIEKNVLTEREVEVLKLICFQKTAKEIAEKLFIAPRTVEGHKNNLFIKTEARNIAGLVIYAIQNNYIEPNEIPLI from the coding sequence TATCATTGTTAAAAGACTTCTTAGGAAATCAAGAAAATATGGAAGTTTGTTACACGGCTGAAAGCGGCGAAATGCTCAAAGAAAAACTAGTGACCGACAGTACATTGCCCGACATTATGGTACTCGATTTAAACATGAAAGGCATCAACGGCGTGGAAGTCACGGAATTTTTAAAGCAAAACTATCCAAGTATCAAAGTCATACTGATGACGTCACATTACAAGCGTTCCTTTATGGGCTTTATGTTAAAAACAGGTGTTTCTGCGTTTTTACCCAAAGGAATTTCGCCTGTACAATTGGTGCAAATCATTCAAGATGTGCACGAAAACGGTTATTACTTTATGGACGATCAACTAGGGGTTTTGCGCGAGCAAATTTCACACAAAAGTCCAAAACCAACCTTAATTGAAAAAAACGTTTTAACAGAAAGAGAAGTAGAAGTCTTAAAACTCATCTGTTTCCAGAAAACTGCCAAAGAAATTGCGGAAAAACTTTTCATTGCACCACGTACGGTGGAAGGTCACAAAAACAACCTATTCATCAAAACCGAAGCGCGGAACATTGCAGGTTTGGTCATTTATGCTATTCAAAACAACTACATTGAACCGAATGAGATACCGTTGATTTAG
- a CDS encoding helix-turn-helix domain-containing protein, with protein sequence MNILRLKEVLKEKQMTGKDLAEKVDVTPASISNIVQGNSFPKPELLLKIAQTLDVDIRELFYPTKETHTTLEDIQKAIETLERLKKDYL encoded by the coding sequence ATGAACATTTTACGATTAAAAGAAGTTTTAAAGGAAAAACAAATGACAGGCAAAGACTTAGCCGAAAAAGTAGACGTTACGCCTGCAAGTATTTCCAATATTGTACAAGGAAATAGTTTTCCAAAACCTGAACTTCTCCTAAAAATCGCGCAAACTTTAGATGTTGATATTCGAGAGTTGTTTTATCCTACGAAAGAAACGCATACGACGTTGGAAGATATTCAGAAAGCTATTGAAACGTTGGAGCGGTTGAAGAAAGACTATCTTTGA
- a CDS encoding leucine-rich repeat domain-containing protein, with protein MSKPQEILELEKVYGIWLRETKDVGDILFFKSNSFLLNEQSQIIGLHLKGSKISEIKNLDKYQNLKVLNLSNNQISEIKNLDKLQNLELLNLSNNQISKIEGLDKLTNLFWLDFSNNQISKIEDLENLTNLTELKLSNNQISKIENLESLTNLSKLDISSNQISKLENLESLTNLSRLYLSDNQIAEINSLTFVSELPKLKYLEVHNNPFVVTENLILNFNENHLDIIKSELQKREETQIEVQLPVKVMLLGNHASGKSTLLTYLQTKQRSKVDPDKNSSTHVLSVVHSKKEINYKLPKAIFYDFGGQDYYHGIYRAFFTQETVNILTWHPKTNENKLLEKDTNKFATRNYKRGYWLAQLRYAFDKKKTDENAVYEDPILMIQTRADENTTKENWQEAFLNHHIVDEFHVSLNIDFKNPKNDASLAYFTAAFWETVKKRTSTNKEPKWYPEFLRYILNEESETAISLSDIEKHYKWENITDADKRRNLKVELQQLSRKGMLLYYKEDNMLNDVAWLNPAATVEKIHDEILGIGDIKKKGRISKRAFTERKIDKKIEQLLRNEKVLFFDEGNNEYIIPNYLLLTSEDDEVYSLLKFDFNKPTFVLKFQRFIPFGLINELICHYGQNPDKKQYWRDQLIFTLDKKCKVWIQLDFSKLTISVSIKPLASDDSIKNEIIQQIFREILFLYWGEKVPTLETEGNSENAEERDKKDTSKKVFLQLLKERCNQLNRPDEMYLSVDNTTFVNYALLDNTKTKETIPAYTLTEDGNDIDKTSARTQSSYRYQNFTDNPNIQKMKKIFISYSNEDIHFKRELEKFLKPFQKFQLAKSWSCEEINPGLWDDQIQEELESSDIVVFLMSMNFAASDYILKDEVYKTFEQMAKNPNKKIVCVLIRHFPWSYFASLKDIFNIKDEIDDEDKAGFALANLPNYQFLPYYHDEKDDETKDKRYLKPIAEWQYKERAYSQIVEALGKLM; from the coding sequence ATGAGCAAACCACAGGAGATTTTAGAATTGGAAAAGGTGTATGGGATTTGGTTGAGGGAAACAAAGGATGTGGGTGATATTTTATTTTTTAAATCAAATAGTTTTCTTCTTAATGAACAGAGTCAAATAATCGGTTTACATTTAAAAGGGAGTAAAATTTCTGAAATTAAGAATCTTGATAAGTACCAAAATCTAAAGGTATTGAATCTTTCAAACAATCAAATTTCTGAAATTAAGAATCTTGACAAACTCCAAAATCTAGAGTTATTAAATCTTTCAAACAATCAAATTTCAAAAATTGAAGGTCTTGACAAGCTAACTAATCTTTTTTGGCTAGATTTTTCAAATAATCAAATTTCAAAAATTGAAGACTTAGAAAATTTAACGAATCTTACAGAATTAAAACTTTCAAATAATCAAATTTCAAAAATTGAAAACTTAGAAAGTCTGACCAATCTTTCAAAATTAGATATTTCATCTAATCAAATTTCAAAACTTGAAAACCTTGAAAGTCTGACCAATCTTTCTAGATTATATCTTTCAGATAATCAAATTGCTGAAATCAACTCTTTAACGTTTGTTTCCGAACTTCCTAAACTTAAGTATCTAGAAGTTCACAATAATCCTTTTGTAGTAACTGAAAATTTAATTTTAAACTTTAATGAAAACCATTTGGATATCATTAAAAGTGAGTTACAAAAACGAGAAGAAACACAAATAGAAGTTCAATTACCTGTTAAAGTAATGTTATTAGGCAATCATGCTTCGGGGAAATCAACCCTACTTACCTATTTACAAACTAAGCAACGTTCAAAAGTTGATCCTGACAAAAATAGTAGCACGCATGTGTTGTCCGTTGTCCATTCTAAAAAAGAAATAAATTATAAATTACCCAAAGCCATTTTTTATGATTTTGGCGGACAAGATTATTATCATGGTATTTACAGAGCTTTTTTTACCCAAGAAACTGTCAATATATTAACGTGGCATCCAAAAACCAATGAAAACAAACTCCTGGAAAAAGACACGAACAAGTTTGCAACACGAAATTACAAACGCGGCTATTGGTTGGCACAATTGCGATATGCATTTGATAAAAAAAAGACTGACGAAAATGCTGTGTATGAGGATCCTATACTAATGATTCAAACCCGTGCAGATGAAAATACTACCAAAGAAAATTGGCAAGAGGCGTTTTTAAATCATCATATTGTAGACGAGTTTCATGTTTCTCTCAATATCGATTTTAAAAATCCCAAAAATGATGCTTCTCTTGCCTATTTTACCGCAGCTTTTTGGGAAACTGTTAAAAAACGAACTTCTACAAATAAAGAGCCTAAGTGGTATCCTGAATTTTTAAGATATATTTTAAATGAAGAAAGTGAAACAGCAATTTCGTTAAGCGATATTGAAAAGCATTACAAATGGGAAAACATAACAGATGCAGATAAGCGAAGGAATTTAAAAGTGGAATTGCAGCAATTATCGCGAAAAGGAATGTTATTGTATTATAAAGAAGATAACATGCTGAACGATGTTGCTTGGCTAAATCCTGCGGCTACGGTTGAAAAAATTCATGACGAAATTCTAGGCATTGGCGATATAAAAAAGAAGGGAAGAATTTCCAAAAGGGCTTTTACCGAACGTAAGATTGACAAAAAAATAGAACAACTATTACGTAATGAAAAAGTATTATTTTTTGATGAAGGAAATAACGAATACATCATTCCAAACTATTTACTGCTCACTTCCGAAGACGATGAAGTGTATAGCTTGCTAAAATTTGACTTTAATAAACCAACATTTGTTCTAAAATTTCAACGTTTTATTCCGTTCGGACTTATTAATGAGTTAATTTGTCATTACGGACAAAATCCTGATAAAAAACAATATTGGCGCGATCAACTGATTTTTACTTTAGATAAAAAATGCAAAGTGTGGATTCAATTAGATTTTTCAAAACTGACCATTTCTGTGTCCATAAAACCACTTGCTTCGGACGATTCTATCAAAAATGAAATCATTCAACAAATATTTCGAGAAATACTATTTTTATATTGGGGAGAAAAAGTACCGACACTTGAAACGGAGGGAAATTCCGAAAACGCAGAAGAAAGAGATAAAAAAGACACCTCTAAAAAGGTATTCTTGCAACTCCTAAAAGAAAGATGCAATCAACTAAACCGACCGGACGAAATGTATCTTTCCGTAGATAATACAACTTTTGTAAACTATGCACTTTTGGATAATACAAAAACCAAAGAAACCATTCCCGCATATACATTAACAGAAGATGGAAACGACATCGACAAAACTTCCGCACGAACCCAAAGCAGTTACCGCTATCAAAACTTTACCGACAATCCGAATATTCAAAAAATGAAAAAAATATTTATTTCCTATTCAAACGAAGACATCCATTTTAAAAGAGAATTAGAAAAGTTTTTAAAACCGTTCCAAAAATTTCAATTGGCAAAATCATGGAGTTGCGAAGAAATAAATCCTGGTTTATGGGATGATCAAATTCAAGAAGAGCTAGAAAGTTCTGATATTGTAGTTTTCCTAATGTCTATGAATTTTGCAGCTTCTGACTACATTTTAAAAGATGAAGTTTATAAAACATTTGAACAAATGGCAAAGAATCCGAACAAGAAAATTGTCTGTGTGCTGATAAGACATTTTCCATGGAGCTATTTTGCATCACTAAAAGATATCTTTAATATTAAAGATGAAATTGATGACGAAGATAAAGCTGGTTTCGCACTCGCTAATCTGCCAAATTACCAGTTTCTCCCATATTATCATGATGAAAAAGATGATGAAACAAAAGACAAGCGTTATTTAAAACCTATCGCCGAATGGCAATACAAAGAGCGAGCGTATTCTCAAATTGTAGAAGCTTTAGGAAAGTTGATGTAG
- the lipA gene encoding lipoyl synthase, translated as MSTETTASVLPPKGKPKWLRVKLPTGKKYTELRGLVDKYKLNTICTSGSCPNMGECWGEGTATFMILGNVCTRSCGFCGVKTGRPETVAWDEPEKVARSIKIMKIKHAVLTSVDRDDLKDMGSIIWAETVKAVRRMNPNTTLETLIPDFQGIERHLDRIVEVAPEVVSHNMETVRRLTREVRIQAKYDRSLGVLKYLKDQGINRTKSGIMLGLGETEEEVIETLHDLSAANVDVVTIGQYLQPSKKHLPVQRFVTPDEFDRYRQIGLDLGFRHVESGALVRSSYKAHKHIE; from the coding sequence ATGAGCACAGAAACAACTGCAAGTGTATTGCCTCCAAAAGGAAAACCGAAATGGCTTCGCGTGAAGCTTCCAACGGGAAAAAAATATACAGAACTTCGTGGATTGGTTGATAAATACAAATTGAACACGATTTGTACCTCTGGAAGTTGTCCAAATATGGGCGAATGCTGGGGCGAAGGAACAGCAACCTTTATGATTTTAGGAAATGTGTGTACTCGTTCGTGCGGATTTTGCGGTGTAAAAACGGGACGACCAGAAACGGTTGCTTGGGATGAACCTGAAAAAGTAGCACGCTCTATTAAAATCATGAAAATTAAACACGCGGTGTTGACTTCCGTAGATCGTGACGATTTAAAAGATATGGGAAGTATCATTTGGGCAGAAACGGTAAAAGCCGTGCGCCGAATGAATCCGAACACTACTTTAGAAACCTTAATTCCCGATTTTCAAGGCATTGAACGTCACTTGGATCGTATTGTGGAAGTAGCTCCAGAAGTCGTTTCGCACAATATGGAAACCGTACGTCGTTTGACGCGTGAAGTGCGCATTCAGGCAAAATACGATCGCAGTTTGGGTGTGTTAAAATATTTGAAAGATCAAGGTATCAACCGAACCAAATCGGGCATTATGTTAGGTTTGGGCGAAACGGAAGAAGAAGTCATTGAAACTTTGCACGATTTAAGTGCCGCAAATGTAGACGTCGTTACGATCGGACAGTATTTACAGCCAAGTAAAAAGCATTTGCCTGTACAACGTTTTGTAACTCCCGATGAATTTGATCGTTACCGACAAATCGGATTGGATTTAGGATTCCGTCATGTAGAAAGTGGTGCGTTGGTACGTTCTTCGTATAAAGCGCATAAACATATAGAGTAA
- a CDS encoding Nramp family divalent metal transporter translates to MKLAFIKKLGPGLLFAGAAIGVSHLVNSTQVGAEFGFGLLWVLLLVNLFKYPFFQFGPRYATATGESLLDGYKKLSKGLLIAYFVLSFATMFTIQTAVTIVTAGLAEQLFGIDFSMATWSTIITLICLGILTMGRYSFLDKLMKVIIVTLTISTVIAVTMAIFNGNDALSAGQIFPTETGGITLLIVFMGWMPAPLDISIFHSLWAIEKRQETENFTPKSALFDFNFGYIITIVLGICFMALGALIMFNSGLEFSSKGGEFASQLINLYTESLSSEVYIIIAIAAFTTMFSTTLTTLDASPRAMAKTSQLLFGKYIKHSYIFWMLILVVGTIIIMTQFLAEMGSLIYIATVLSFVTAPFYAISNYILITSKHTPAAWQPKLGLRILSWLGIIFLTGFSVWYLFTL, encoded by the coding sequence ATGAAACTAGCTTTTATCAAAAAATTGGGTCCAGGATTATTATTTGCGGGCGCAGCTATTGGCGTATCGCATTTGGTTAATTCCACCCAAGTTGGCGCGGAATTCGGTTTCGGATTGTTGTGGGTGTTGTTGTTGGTAAATTTGTTTAAATATCCGTTCTTTCAATTCGGTCCACGCTATGCAACCGCTACTGGCGAAAGTCTGTTAGATGGTTACAAAAAACTCAGCAAAGGATTATTAATTGCCTATTTTGTACTTTCATTTGCAACCATGTTTACCATACAAACTGCCGTCACAATTGTCACCGCAGGTTTGGCAGAACAATTATTTGGAATTGATTTTTCCATGGCAACTTGGAGCACGATTATCACCTTAATTTGTTTGGGAATTTTGACAATGGGACGCTATTCGTTTTTAGACAAACTCATGAAAGTCATCATCGTCACCTTAACGATAAGTACGGTCATTGCTGTAACCATGGCTATTTTTAACGGGAATGATGCGTTGAGTGCAGGACAAATTTTTCCAACAGAAACTGGCGGTATTACATTGCTCATTGTTTTTATGGGGTGGATGCCAGCACCGCTAGATATTTCAATTTTTCATTCGTTATGGGCGATTGAAAAACGACAAGAAACAGAAAATTTTACGCCAAAAAGCGCGTTGTTCGATTTTAATTTTGGCTATATAATTACTATTGTTTTAGGCATCTGTTTTATGGCGTTGGGCGCGTTGATCATGTTCAATTCTGGTCTTGAATTTTCATCCAAAGGTGGCGAATTCGCTTCGCAACTCATTAATTTGTATACAGAGAGTTTAAGCAGTGAAGTCTACATTATCATTGCCATTGCTGCATTTACGACGATGTTTAGCACGACACTTACAACGTTAGACGCTTCACCAAGAGCGATGGCAAAGACAAGTCAGTTGTTGTTTGGAAAATACATCAAACACAGTTATATCTTTTGGATGCTAATTTTAGTCGTAGGAACCATTATCATCATGACGCAATTTTTAGCCGAAATGGGCTCGTTGATTTACATTGCTACGGTGTTATCGTTTGTAACGGCTCCTTTTTATGCAATTTCAAACTACATTCTCATCACAAGCAAGCATACGCCCGCAGCATGGCAACCCAAACTCGGATTGCGTATTTTAAGTTGGTTGGGAATTATCTTCTTAACAGGATTTTCTGTATGGTATCTTTTTACATTGTAG
- a CDS encoding RNA polymerase sigma factor, with protein MEIAETILKAYIQKAKMGNQIAFNFLLNSFWNDVYGFQLKRVQNENDAEDITIQTFSKAFDKIDTFDEKYKFKTWLITISKNVHIDFLRKEKKHIETTEEQEEEVYQIVDDGPTPEDKIITEQNLTKLLRDIKKLKPHYQEIINLRYFQELSYKEISEQLQEPMNNVKVKLLRAKKLLAEIIQKK; from the coding sequence TTGGAAATAGCTGAAACGATTCTAAAAGCATACATACAAAAAGCGAAAATGGGCAATCAAATAGCGTTCAATTTCTTGCTAAATTCTTTTTGGAATGATGTATATGGCTTTCAACTAAAACGCGTTCAAAATGAGAACGATGCAGAAGATATTACCATTCAAACCTTCTCGAAAGCATTTGACAAAATTGATACGTTTGACGAAAAGTACAAGTTTAAAACCTGGCTGATTACCATTTCTAAAAACGTCCATATAGACTTTCTTCGGAAGGAAAAAAAACACATTGAAACTACGGAAGAACAGGAAGAAGAAGTCTATCAAATTGTCGATGATGGTCCAACGCCAGAAGATAAAATCATCACGGAACAAAACTTAACAAAACTCCTGCGCGATATCAAAAAACTAAAACCGCATTACCAAGAAATTATCAATTTGCGGTATTTTCAAGAGTTGAGTTACAAAGAAATTTCGGAGCAACTCCAAGAACCGATGAACAATGTAAAAGTGAAATTACTCCGTGCTAAAAAACTATTGGCAGAAATTATTCAGAAGAAATGA
- a CDS encoding glycosyltransferase produces the protein MIPFLLYALIVVAAIQILYFLLFGLFAFEKTKRRKLQNIPVSVIVCAKNEAENLKILIPQLLQQAYQNFEIVLINDASSDETLNVMEEFKAANNTIKIVNVENNEAFWGNKKYALTLGIKAATNDYLVFTDADCVPASKSWLAEMTQHFSGTKTIILGYGAYARKKHSFLNLLIRFETLMAAVQAFSYAKLGIPYTAVGRNLAYHRSEFYKVNGFINHIKIRSGDDDLFIKDAATGKNTSICYSKNSVTISQPKTSFGAWFRQKRRHVSTSSHYKFIHKFLLGTFYSSQILFWILAIILLCTNLWMLALGILGIRVLVQYFVIGFSAKKLKEQDTLYMLPILEFFLVVIHFGIFIANTISKPTHWK, from the coding sequence ATGATTCCTTTTCTCCTGTATGCTTTGATAGTCGTTGCTGCTATTCAAATTCTTTACTTTTTACTTTTTGGACTGTTTGCTTTTGAAAAAACGAAACGCAGAAAATTACAAAACATCCCAGTTTCTGTGATTGTGTGCGCCAAAAACGAAGCAGAAAATCTGAAAATTCTCATTCCTCAACTTTTACAACAAGCCTATCAAAATTTCGAAATTGTATTGATTAATGATGCTTCTTCTGATGAAACATTGAACGTTATGGAAGAATTTAAAGCTGCAAACAACACCATCAAAATCGTCAATGTAGAAAACAATGAAGCGTTTTGGGGAAATAAAAAATATGCGCTAACCCTCGGAATTAAAGCTGCCACCAACGATTATTTAGTCTTTACAGATGCCGATTGTGTCCCAGCTTCCAAAAGTTGGTTGGCAGAAATGACGCAGCATTTTTCTGGCACCAAAACAATTATTCTTGGGTATGGCGCGTACGCGAGAAAAAAACATTCGTTCCTTAATCTTTTGATACGGTTTGAAACCTTAATGGCAGCCGTACAAGCGTTTAGCTATGCAAAATTAGGCATTCCCTACACGGCAGTTGGTCGAAATTTGGCATATCACCGAAGCGAATTTTACAAAGTGAACGGTTTTATAAATCACATCAAAATTCGTTCTGGCGATGACGATTTGTTCATCAAAGATGCAGCAACAGGGAAAAATACCTCAATTTGTTATTCCAAAAACAGTGTGACCATTTCACAACCTAAAACGAGTTTTGGCGCGTGGTTTCGACAAAAAAGAAGACATGTAAGTACGTCATCACACTATAAATTCATTCACAAATTCCTGTTAGGTACTTTTTACAGTTCTCAAATATTATTTTGGATCTTGGCAATCATTTTACTCTGCACAAATCTTTGGATGCTTGCGTTAGGAATCCTAGGAATTCGTGTGCTTGTTCAGTATTTCGTTATTGGATTTTCGGCAAAAAAACTCAAAGAACAAGACACTTTATACATGCTTCCTATATTGGAATTCTTTTTAGTTGTCATTCATTTTGGTATCTTTATAGCCAACACGATCTCAAAACCAACGCATTGGAAATAG
- a CDS encoding membrane or secreted protein, protein MKLALVTIGLLSLCFAGIAIKIWAKKDGKFAGTCASQNPMLNQDGEACGFCGKTPDQFETCSEPQHQK, encoded by the coding sequence ATGAAATTAGCATTAGTAACAATTGGTTTATTATCACTTTGCTTTGCTGGAATTGCAATTAAAATCTGGGCGAAGAAAGATGGAAAATTTGCAGGAACCTGTGCCAGTCAAAACCCAATGTTAAACCAAGATGGCGAAGCTTGTGGTTTTTGCGGAAAAACTCCAGATCAATTTGAGACCTGTTCGGAACCTCAACACCAAAAATAG
- a CDS encoding DUF4136 domain-containing protein encodes MKYIGALLVFMLMVSCTAPKAVYDYDRKTDFSKYRTYNFFPDIDTGLSELNDKRIFRLTDSIMQARGFRRTATPDFYINIETAAFEPDQDAAVGVGVGGGGRNTGGGISIGLPIGSSKRNQEVVIDLVDVRQDQLFWQAIVEGYFKEEATPEERKAYFRAILLKAFEKFPPEK; translated from the coding sequence ATGAAATATATAGGAGCACTTTTAGTATTCATGTTGATGGTTTCATGTACGGCACCAAAAGCGGTGTATGATTACGATCGTAAGACAGATTTTTCAAAGTATAGAACGTATAATTTTTTTCCAGATATTGACACAGGATTGAGCGAATTGAATGATAAACGCATATTCCGATTGACCGATTCCATTATGCAAGCACGCGGATTTAGGCGTACGGCAACACCAGATTTTTATATTAATATTGAAACAGCCGCTTTTGAGCCCGATCAAGATGCTGCAGTTGGAGTTGGAGTTGGTGGCGGCGGACGAAATACTGGTGGTGGAATTTCCATCGGATTGCCAATTGGCAGTTCTAAAAGAAATCAGGAAGTGGTAATTGATTTGGTAGATGTTCGGCAAGATCAATTGTTTTGGCAAGCGATTGTAGAAGGTTATTTTAAGGAAGAAGCCACGCCCGAAGAACGCAAAGCGTATTTCAGAGCAATTTTGTTGAAAGCATTTGAGAAGTTTCCGCCGGAGAAGTAG
- a CDS encoding response regulator transcription factor, with product MKTISIAIADDEALFRKGMSLLLNAYENLQVDLEAEDGEDLLEKLATCEQLPNILLLDLKMPKMNGIEAAKRIQQKYPTLKIIVISTHFSRAFIINMIELSAVAYLPKNSQPQEVVETIEAVYEKGFHYNTEVLAIIRENIISKKKPKAQFSVELTNREKEVLRLICEQYTAPEIAEKLFISARTVDGHRNNLLSKLECRNVAGLVVYVLQHQLIDIPLLKINRK from the coding sequence ATGAAAACTATTTCCATTGCCATTGCCGACGACGAAGCTTTGTTCCGAAAAGGAATGAGCTTACTGTTAAATGCTTACGAAAATCTTCAAGTTGACTTGGAAGCCGAAGATGGAGAAGATTTGTTAGAAAAATTAGCAACCTGCGAACAATTGCCAAACATTTTACTACTCGATTTAAAAATGCCCAAAATGAATGGCATTGAAGCGGCAAAACGCATCCAACAAAAATATCCGACACTCAAAATCATTGTCATCTCTACACACTTTAGCAGAGCTTTTATTATTAATATGATTGAATTATCTGCGGTAGCGTATTTGCCAAAAAATTCACAACCACAAGAAGTCGTAGAAACCATTGAAGCTGTGTATGAAAAAGGATTTCATTACAACACGGAAGTCTTAGCGATTATTCGAGAAAATATCATCTCCAAGAAAAAACCAAAAGCACAATTTTCAGTAGAATTGACCAACCGAGAAAAAGAAGTTTTACGCTTGATCTGCGAACAATACACCGCTCCAGAAATTGCTGAAAAACTATTCATCAGCGCACGAACTGTGGACGGACATCGCAATAATCTGTTATCCAAACTAGAATGTAGGAATGTAGCAGGTTTGGTCGTGTATGTATTGCAACATCAATTGATAGATATTCCATTGTTAAAGATAAATAGGAAGTAG
- a CDS encoding sensor histidine kinase has translation MERIFQEDNFIMLIIFGILIMLAFAMAFVLFVNYSQKKILKEQMRVQKLDFKHQEELLHATILTQEKERNRIARDLHDEIGSKLNVIFLNICRLKKFGEKDTEIEQITDEVETVIHTTINSIRFISHELLPPTLEEFGLIETIRELQHSYNLAGDLQIDFTTSENTHPIQNSLIELNLFRIIQELINNSIKHGKATEIDLHVSAEETSIKLTYQDNGTGFDSSQKSYKKGLGMKNIESRLRIINATYHLNSSKENGTNVVIDVLATPLHKT, from the coding sequence ATGGAACGTATTTTTCAAGAAGACAACTTTATAATGTTAATCATCTTTGGTATTTTGATTATGCTCGCTTTTGCAATGGCATTTGTGCTTTTTGTGAATTATTCTCAGAAGAAAATTTTGAAAGAACAAATGCGCGTTCAAAAGTTAGATTTTAAACATCAAGAAGAGTTATTGCATGCTACCATTTTAACCCAAGAAAAAGAACGCAACCGAATTGCACGAGATTTACACGATGAAATTGGCTCTAAACTAAACGTGATTTTTCTCAATATCTGTCGCCTCAAAAAATTTGGTGAAAAAGATACTGAAATTGAGCAAATTACAGATGAAGTAGAAACTGTTATTCACACAACCATCAATTCAATTCGATTCATTTCGCACGAATTATTACCGCCAACGTTAGAAGAATTCGGATTGATAGAAACGATCAGAGAATTGCAACACAGTTACAACTTGGCAGGTGATCTTCAAATTGATTTTACCACGTCTGAAAACACGCACCCTATACAAAACTCATTAATCGAACTGAATCTTTTTAGAATCATACAAGAACTCATCAACAACTCCATAAAACATGGAAAAGCAACTGAAATCGACTTGCATGTATCCGCAGAAGAAACATCCATAAAATTGACCTATCAAGACAACGGAACTGGTTTTGACAGTTCTCAAAAAAGCTATAAAAAAGGACTCGGAATGAAAAATATTGAAAGTAGATTGCGCATTATCAACGCAACGTATCATTTGAATTCCTCCAAAGAAAACGGCACCAATGTCGTCATTGATGTACTTGCTACACCATTACACAAAACCTAA